A region from the Mercenaria mercenaria strain notata chromosome 7, MADL_Memer_1, whole genome shotgun sequence genome encodes:
- the LOC123554054 gene encoding uncharacterized protein LOC123554054 isoform X2, producing the protein MPVSIKRKFVSFGYICVHMIYISISLFVYGTYFAERFALFTVIRDRLGGNGTQQTKEEVSGYLYEFKVSTCLTYSTNSGCSVVNQDISFFVAHVLYVELVGKDVGFNWKHLSPIFYVGFVNAVLTAFLSIVFIFLVHKRGRYYVEKNGLAFVKYENSKSEGTGDRSAGYRCTDGQSIPMSDMSLSNIYRRIEDESYINDIGRMVKTLWNPENVGFGRDAKGLHHSSINITKVASIGNESVFQDYLNKRKQIENDVFNLGTKLISPGKFPRMRRPIQTYKFVKNQSCLGKLLNRNINEYYMFHGTPVDNLEQIERTGIELNKFRFSKLGRGIYFSEDPVKADQYTGKGRDRKDELCCILVCRVLLGNSVIIRRNVHNHTVTSQATSAPCKTCLKPEPDCQCSESTKFDSVIFEGVLFRDFVVYETCSCFPEFAIMYTRVH; encoded by the exons ATGCCTGtttcaattaaaagaaaatttgtttcattCGGGTATATATGTGTTCATATGATCTACATATCTATTTCTCTTTTTGTGTATGGAACATATTTTGCAGAACGTTTCGCTTTATTCACTGTAATTCGGGACAGACTTGGCGGAAATGGAACACAACAAACCAAGGAGGAAGTATCAGGATATTTATATGAATTCAAAGTATCGACATGTCTTACCTACAGTACAAACAGCGGCTGTTCAGTCGTGAACCAAG acaTCAGTTTCTTCGTTGCTCATGTTTTGTATGTAGAACTGGTTGGAAAAGATGTTGGCTTTAACTGGAAGCACCTGTCGCCAATTTTCTATGTAGGATTTGTCAATGCAGTTCTTACAGCATTCTTATCAATAGTCTTTATTTTTCTGGTACATAAACGAG GAAGATACTATGTGGAGAAAAATGGTTTAGCCTtcgtaaaatatgaaaattcgAAATCGGAAGGCACCGGTGATCGTAGTGCGGGATATCGTTGTACGGATGGTCAAAGTATACCTATGTCTGACATGTCTTTGTCAAACATATATCGCCGTATTGAGGACGAGTCTTATATAAATGACATAGGGCGCATGGTTAAAACACTTTGGAATCCAGAGAATGTCGGATTTGGACGTGATGCAAAAGGGCTTCACCATTCATCAATTAATATCACCAAAGTAGCATCAATTGGCAATGAATCGGTGTTTCAGGACTATTTGAATAAAAGGAAGCAAattgaaaatgatgttttcaatttaGGCACTAAGCTTATATCTCCAGGAAAGTTTCCTAGAATGCGCCGCCCGATTCAAACATACAAGTTTGTGAAAAATCAATCTTGTCTGGGAAAACTTCTTAACAGAAATATCAACGAATATTACATGTTTCATGGAACCCCTGTCGACAACCTTGAACAAATTGAAAGAACTGGAATTGAATTGAATAAGTTTAGATTCTCAAAGTTAGGACGAGGAATTTACTTCTCCGAGGATCCTGTCAAAGCAGACCAATATACAG GTAAAGGACGTGACAGAAAAGACGAACTGTGTTGCATATTAGTATGTAGGGTGTTGCTAGGAAACAGTGTGATAATAAGACGTAACGTTCACAATCATACAGTTACTTCACAGGCGACATCAGCAccatgtaaaacatgtttaaaaccgGAACCCGACTGCCAATGCAGCGAGTCGACAAAATTTGATTCTGTGATATTCGAGGGAGTGCTTTTCAGAGATTTCGTTGTTTATGAAACTTGCTCATGCTTTCCTGAATTTGCCATAATGTACACAAGAGTACATTAA
- the LOC123554054 gene encoding uncharacterized protein LOC123554054 isoform X1 translates to MPVSIKRKFVSFGYICVHMIYISISLFVYGTYFAERFALFTVIRDRLGGNGTQQTKEEVSGYLYEFKVSTCLTYSTNSGCSVVNQENPSAMEFVVLVLVGVFSSYVMCIIGMTYYLFRPLKTRTRAYHVFLAYLIFTYISFFVAHVLYVELVGKDVGFNWKHLSPIFYVGFVNAVLTAFLSIVFIFLVHKRGRYYVEKNGLAFVKYENSKSEGTGDRSAGYRCTDGQSIPMSDMSLSNIYRRIEDESYINDIGRMVKTLWNPENVGFGRDAKGLHHSSINITKVASIGNESVFQDYLNKRKQIENDVFNLGTKLISPGKFPRMRRPIQTYKFVKNQSCLGKLLNRNINEYYMFHGTPVDNLEQIERTGIELNKFRFSKLGRGIYFSEDPVKADQYTGKGRDRKDELCCILVCRVLLGNSVIIRRNVHNHTVTSQATSAPCKTCLKPEPDCQCSESTKFDSVIFEGVLFRDFVVYETCSCFPEFAIMYTRVH, encoded by the exons ATGCCTGtttcaattaaaagaaaatttgtttcattCGGGTATATATGTGTTCATATGATCTACATATCTATTTCTCTTTTTGTGTATGGAACATATTTTGCAGAACGTTTCGCTTTATTCACTGTAATTCGGGACAGACTTGGCGGAAATGGAACACAACAAACCAAGGAGGAAGTATCAGGATATTTATATGAATTCAAAGTATCGACATGTCTTACCTACAGTACAAACAGCGGCTGTTCAGTCGTGAACCAAG AGAATCCCTCTGCAATGGAATTTGTTGTGTTGGTACTGGTTGGGGTTTTCAGCAGCTATGTTATGTGTATAATTGGAATGACGTACTACTTGTTCCGGCCACTGAAAACACGAACACGAGCATATcatgtttttcttgcatacttAATTTTTACGT acaTCAGTTTCTTCGTTGCTCATGTTTTGTATGTAGAACTGGTTGGAAAAGATGTTGGCTTTAACTGGAAGCACCTGTCGCCAATTTTCTATGTAGGATTTGTCAATGCAGTTCTTACAGCATTCTTATCAATAGTCTTTATTTTTCTGGTACATAAACGAG GAAGATACTATGTGGAGAAAAATGGTTTAGCCTtcgtaaaatatgaaaattcgAAATCGGAAGGCACCGGTGATCGTAGTGCGGGATATCGTTGTACGGATGGTCAAAGTATACCTATGTCTGACATGTCTTTGTCAAACATATATCGCCGTATTGAGGACGAGTCTTATATAAATGACATAGGGCGCATGGTTAAAACACTTTGGAATCCAGAGAATGTCGGATTTGGACGTGATGCAAAAGGGCTTCACCATTCATCAATTAATATCACCAAAGTAGCATCAATTGGCAATGAATCGGTGTTTCAGGACTATTTGAATAAAAGGAAGCAAattgaaaatgatgttttcaatttaGGCACTAAGCTTATATCTCCAGGAAAGTTTCCTAGAATGCGCCGCCCGATTCAAACATACAAGTTTGTGAAAAATCAATCTTGTCTGGGAAAACTTCTTAACAGAAATATCAACGAATATTACATGTTTCATGGAACCCCTGTCGACAACCTTGAACAAATTGAAAGAACTGGAATTGAATTGAATAAGTTTAGATTCTCAAAGTTAGGACGAGGAATTTACTTCTCCGAGGATCCTGTCAAAGCAGACCAATATACAG GTAAAGGACGTGACAGAAAAGACGAACTGTGTTGCATATTAGTATGTAGGGTGTTGCTAGGAAACAGTGTGATAATAAGACGTAACGTTCACAATCATACAGTTACTTCACAGGCGACATCAGCAccatgtaaaacatgtttaaaaccgGAACCCGACTGCCAATGCAGCGAGTCGACAAAATTTGATTCTGTGATATTCGAGGGAGTGCTTTTCAGAGATTTCGTTGTTTATGAAACTTGCTCATGCTTTCCTGAATTTGCCATAATGTACACAAGAGTACATTAA
- the LOC123554054 gene encoding uncharacterized protein LOC123554054 isoform X3 yields MEFVVLVLVGVFSSYVMCIIGMTYYLFRPLKTRTRAYHVFLAYLIFTYISFFVAHVLYVELVGKDVGFNWKHLSPIFYVGFVNAVLTAFLSIVFIFLVHKRGRYYVEKNGLAFVKYENSKSEGTGDRSAGYRCTDGQSIPMSDMSLSNIYRRIEDESYINDIGRMVKTLWNPENVGFGRDAKGLHHSSINITKVASIGNESVFQDYLNKRKQIENDVFNLGTKLISPGKFPRMRRPIQTYKFVKNQSCLGKLLNRNINEYYMFHGTPVDNLEQIERTGIELNKFRFSKLGRGIYFSEDPVKADQYTGKGRDRKDELCCILVCRVLLGNSVIIRRNVHNHTVTSQATSAPCKTCLKPEPDCQCSESTKFDSVIFEGVLFRDFVVYETCSCFPEFAIMYTRVH; encoded by the exons ATGGAATTTGTTGTGTTGGTACTGGTTGGGGTTTTCAGCAGCTATGTTATGTGTATAATTGGAATGACGTACTACTTGTTCCGGCCACTGAAAACACGAACACGAGCATATcatgtttttcttgcatacttAATTTTTACGT acaTCAGTTTCTTCGTTGCTCATGTTTTGTATGTAGAACTGGTTGGAAAAGATGTTGGCTTTAACTGGAAGCACCTGTCGCCAATTTTCTATGTAGGATTTGTCAATGCAGTTCTTACAGCATTCTTATCAATAGTCTTTATTTTTCTGGTACATAAACGAG GAAGATACTATGTGGAGAAAAATGGTTTAGCCTtcgtaaaatatgaaaattcgAAATCGGAAGGCACCGGTGATCGTAGTGCGGGATATCGTTGTACGGATGGTCAAAGTATACCTATGTCTGACATGTCTTTGTCAAACATATATCGCCGTATTGAGGACGAGTCTTATATAAATGACATAGGGCGCATGGTTAAAACACTTTGGAATCCAGAGAATGTCGGATTTGGACGTGATGCAAAAGGGCTTCACCATTCATCAATTAATATCACCAAAGTAGCATCAATTGGCAATGAATCGGTGTTTCAGGACTATTTGAATAAAAGGAAGCAAattgaaaatgatgttttcaatttaGGCACTAAGCTTATATCTCCAGGAAAGTTTCCTAGAATGCGCCGCCCGATTCAAACATACAAGTTTGTGAAAAATCAATCTTGTCTGGGAAAACTTCTTAACAGAAATATCAACGAATATTACATGTTTCATGGAACCCCTGTCGACAACCTTGAACAAATTGAAAGAACTGGAATTGAATTGAATAAGTTTAGATTCTCAAAGTTAGGACGAGGAATTTACTTCTCCGAGGATCCTGTCAAAGCAGACCAATATACAG GTAAAGGACGTGACAGAAAAGACGAACTGTGTTGCATATTAGTATGTAGGGTGTTGCTAGGAAACAGTGTGATAATAAGACGTAACGTTCACAATCATACAGTTACTTCACAGGCGACATCAGCAccatgtaaaacatgtttaaaaccgGAACCCGACTGCCAATGCAGCGAGTCGACAAAATTTGATTCTGTGATATTCGAGGGAGTGCTTTTCAGAGATTTCGTTGTTTATGAAACTTGCTCATGCTTTCCTGAATTTGCCATAATGTACACAAGAGTACATTAA